One window from the genome of Musa acuminata AAA Group cultivar baxijiao chromosome BXJ1-4, Cavendish_Baxijiao_AAA, whole genome shotgun sequence encodes:
- the LOC103980825 gene encoding tryptophan synthase beta chain 1 — translation MAATATSVLGNPNLGLTKPPPSAFFGVRVPPSLERPRRFSSAPRPTLAAAVSCTMTNGATVVEAAENRTPGVGLRPDPFGRFGRFGGKYVPETLMYALSELEAAFWAVSKDEDFQKELDGILKDYVGRESPLYFAERLTDHYRRPNGEGPHIYLKREDLNHTGAHKINNAVAQALLAKKLGKKRIIAETGAGQHGVATATVCARFGLECIVYMGAQDMERQALNVFRMRLLGAEVRAVHSGTATLKDATSEAIRDWVTNVETTHYILGSVAGPHPYPMMVREFHAVIGKETRKQALEKWGGKPDVLVACVGGGSNAMGLFHEFIDDTDVRLVGVEAAGFGLDSGKHAATLTKGEVGVLHGAMSYLLQDDDGQIIEPHSISAGLDYPGVGPEHSYLKDLGRAEYNSVTDQEALEAFKRVSRLEGIIPALETSHALAHLEVLCPTLPNGTKVVVCCSGRGDKDVQTAIKHLQL, via the exons ATGGCTGCTACCGCGACTTCCGTCCTCGGAAACCCTAACCTCGGCCTCACCAAGCCGCCGCCGTCGGCCTTCTTCGGCGTGCGAGTTCCTCCGAGTCTTGAGAGGCCGAGGCGGTTTTCCTCCGCTCCGCGGCCGACGCTCGCTGCTGCCGTGTCGTGCACGATGACCAATGGGGCCACGGTCGTTGAGGCGGCGGAGAACAGGACGCCCGGGGTCGGACTGAGGCCGGATCCCTTTGGCCGCTTCGGGCGGTTCGGGGGAAAGTACGTGCCGGAGACACTGATGTATGCACTCTCCGAGCTCGAGGCCGCGTTCTGGGCTGTCTCGAAGGATGAAGATTTCCAG AAAGAATTGGATGGGATTCTTAAAGATTATGTTGGCCGAGAAAGTCCGCTTTACTTTGCAGAACGGCTCACAGACCATTACAGGCGCCCTAATGGTGAGGGCCCACACATTTATTTGAAGAGGGAAGATCTCAATCATACTGGTGCCCACAAGATTAATAATGCTGTTGCACAAGCTTTACTTGCCAAAAAATTGGGAAAGAAGCGCATCATAGCTGAGACAGGTGCTGGTCAGCATGGAGTTGCCACAGCTACAGTATGCGCTAGATTTGGTTTGGAATGTATTGTCTATATGGGTGCCCAAGATATGGAGAGACAGGCCCTCAACGTGTTCAGAATGAGGCTTCTTGGAGCAGAG GTAAGAGCTGTCCATTCTGGCACTGCTACACTAAAGGATGCCACTTCGGAGGCTATACGTGACTGGGTGACCAACGTAGAAACAACACATTACATTTTAGGGTCTGTTGCAGGCCCACATCCATATCCAATGATGGTTAGAGAATTTCATGCAGTAATTGGCAAAGAAACGAGAAAACAGGCATTAGAGAAATGGGGTGGGAAACCAGATGTGCTGGTTGCATGTGTTGGTGGTGGTTCAAATGCCATGGGACTCTTCCATGAATTTATTGATGATACAGATGTAAGGTTAGTCGGTGTAGAGGCAGCTGGATTTGGATTAGACAGCGGAAAGCATGCAGCAACTTTAACAAAGGGAGAGGTGGGGGTTCTTCATGGTGCCATGAGTTATTTGCTCCAGGATGATGATGGTCAGATAATTGAGCCCCATTCTATAAGTGCTGG TTTGGATTATCCTGGCGTTGGACCTGAGCATAGCTATTTGAAGGATCTTGGACGTGCTGAATACAATAGCGTCACAGATCAAGAGGCTTTGGAAG CTTTCAAGCGAGTGTCTCGTTTGGAAGGTATCATCCCAGCTCTTGAAACTTCTCATGCGCTGGCTCACCTGGAAGTACTTTGTCCAACTCTGCCCAACGGCACGAAGGTGGTGGTTTGCTGCAGTGGCAGAGGTGATAAGGATGTCCAAACCGCCATTAAACATCTCCAGCTATAG
- the LOC135582299 gene encoding uncharacterized protein LOC135582299 isoform X2 — translation MASSFFVRTQVSPMTPLLPDASQRSASIATMSEIMDASRTQGLRLRLQSLGPFFRVRAEAEGGAELGRAEGVVRPWVGGKVLHLDSMRLSRDTLRMDRSIFGFGLFIGAAAVRHGFDRGCRRAELLAINDSPIFHSKEQCTVHYYLALSIQYQHCSWLTKY, via the exons ATGGCGTCCTCTTTCTTCGTTCGCACTCAAGTATCGCCCATGACTCCGCTGCTGCCGGACGCCTCCCAGAGGTCGGCGTCGATTGCCACTATGTCCGAGATCATGGACGCCTCCCGGACGCagggcctccgcctccgcctccagtCGCTGGGGCCCTTCTTCCGCGTGCGGGCGGAGGCCGAGGGCGGGGCGGAGCTGGGGAGGGCAGAGGGTGTCGTCAGGCCGTGGGTCGGGGGCAAGGTGCTGCACCTGGACTCCATGAGGCTCAGCCGGGACACGCTCCGCATGGACCGCTCTATCTTCGGCTTCGGCCTCTTCATTGGTGCCGCCGCCGTCCGCCACGGCTTCGACCGAGGTTGCCGCCGGGCCGAGCTCCTCGCCATAAACGACTCGCCTATCTTTCATTCCAAG GAGCAATGCACAGTGCACTATTATCTGGCTTTGTCAATCCAATATCAGCACTGCTCTTGGTTGACCAAGTATTAA
- the LOC135672028 gene encoding cyclin-D5-1-like, with translation MNLVDFQPSTIAAAAVLAAWDARLTKRLVESKTSLLSCCGSLDAEYVFACYSLIVLESHKEKARAATFLASSGTSPANCESTTDTGTGCTVSLATTSSKRRRLQ, from the exons ATGAATTTAGTGGATTTCCAACCATCAACTATAGCTGCTGCAGCAGTTCTCGCTGCATGGGATGCAAGGTTGACTAAAAGGTTGGTGGAATCCAAGACGAGTCTACTCTCGTGCTGTGGATCGTTGGACGCC GAGTATGTGTTCGCCTGCTACAGTCTCATTGTTCTCGAGTCACACAAGGAGAAGGCGAGAGCAGCGACGTTTCTGGCTTCATCCGGGACATCACCTGCAAACTGTGAGAGCACCACCGACACCGGCACCGGCTGCACTGTCTCTCTTGCGACGACAAGCAGCAAGAGAAGAAGGTTGCAATGA
- the LOC135586847 gene encoding protein SOB FIVE-LIKE 5-like: MLGEGEDVSSECSSGCQSGWTTYLDHSSCEPLVYNKGGFFHGKEEEEEEEEDLSMVSDASSGPPHFQEEDEHCFYYLHSSTCFGGNGCLCSALVPTAELAVGGGKKRRVEPKQQGKHSSLLDDTASSPPFSSSKTSSFSGDDNRSRGSHMMPPIASVLEFSCGFSATHFKRNHAVEKQMGGYLQSSAPVKPTPSIPVPRKEGGKTICSQEEETKRINV; this comes from the exons ATGCTGGGGGAAGGGGAAGATGTTAGCTCAGAGTGCAGCAGCGGATGTCAATCTGGTTGGACCACCTACCTAGACCACTCCTCCTGTGAGCCTCTTGTCTATAACAAAGGTGGTTTCTTTcatgggaaggaggaggaggaggaggaggaggaagacctaTCCATGGTCTCTGATGCATCCTCTGGGCCACCGCACTTTCAAGAAGAGGATGAGCATTGCTTCTACTATCTTCACTCCAGCACTTGCTTTGGAGGCAATGGCTGCCTCTGCTCTGCCTTGGTTCCAACAGCTGAATTGGCCGTGGGTGGTGGCAAAAAGAGGAGAGTCGAACCAAAGCAACAGGGGAAGCATTCCTCTCTTCTGGATGACACCGCAAGCTCCCCTCCCTTCAGCTCTTCCAAG ACTAGTAGCTTTAGCGGCGACGACAACAGGAGCCGCGGCAGCCATATGATGCCACCCATTGCAAGCGTTTTGGAGTTCTCTTGTGGCTTCTCCGCTACTCATTTTAAG AGAAATCATGCAGTGGAGAAGCAGATGGGCGGCTATCTTCAATCCTCTGCTCCTGTGAAACCAACCCCTTCAATACCA GTACCAAGGAAAGAAGGCGGGAAGACCATCTGCtcgcaagaagaagaaacaaaaaggatAAATGTCTGA
- the LOC135582299 gene encoding uncharacterized protein LOC135582299 isoform X1: protein MASSFFVRTQVSPMTPLLPDASQRSASIATMSEIMDASRTQGLRLRLQSLGPFFRVRAEAEGGAELGRAEGVVRPWVGGKVLHLDSMRLSRDTLRMDRSIFGFGLFIGAAAVRHGFDRGCRRAELLAINDSPIFHSKLVRFYTRMGFKAVHKVDGSSVGDLAHMLVWGGRGTRMDADIEQLLIKWGKRFKS from the exons ATGGCGTCCTCTTTCTTCGTTCGCACTCAAGTATCGCCCATGACTCCGCTGCTGCCGGACGCCTCCCAGAGGTCGGCGTCGATTGCCACTATGTCCGAGATCATGGACGCCTCCCGGACGCagggcctccgcctccgcctccagtCGCTGGGGCCCTTCTTCCGCGTGCGGGCGGAGGCCGAGGGCGGGGCGGAGCTGGGGAGGGCAGAGGGTGTCGTCAGGCCGTGGGTCGGGGGCAAGGTGCTGCACCTGGACTCCATGAGGCTCAGCCGGGACACGCTCCGCATGGACCGCTCTATCTTCGGCTTCGGCCTCTTCATTGGTGCCGCCGCCGTCCGCCACGGCTTCGACCGAGGTTGCCGCCGGGCCGAGCTCCTCGCCATAAACGACTCGCCTATCTTTCATTCCAAG CTTGTGAGGTTTTACACGAGGATGGGATTCAAGGCGGTGCACAAGGTAGATGGATCATCGGTGGGCGATTTGGCTCACATGTTGGTGTGGGGAGGTAGAGGGACTAGAATGGATGCTGACATAGAACAGCTTCTTATTAAATGGGGCAAAAGATTTAAGTCCTAA
- the LOC135672027 gene encoding cyclin-D5-3-like gives MAESSDCAPPSALIWEEDGPGLDDEDDDGVLKNDMAALCNEILALEADGEYVEWLVSREKDRESRTRDSSPESSCDPARSGAIRWIVEAQRCFRFGLRTAYTAVAYFDRFFAHKTIDTMKGKTWAVELLSVACLSLAAKMEEHSAPAVSEFRVKGYRFSSEAAQRMELFVLSTLEWRMLPVTPFAYLNVFASKFDERGQKGLISKAIDFIFAAMEGW, from the exons ATGGCCGAGTCAAGTGACTGTGCTCCCCCATCCGCTCTTATCTGGGAGGAAGACGGGCCGGGTTTGGATGACGAAGACGACGACGGTGTCCTGAAGAATGACATGGCGGCGCTCTGCAACGAGATACTCGCCCTGGAAGCAGACGGCGAATACGTAGAGTGGCTGGTGAGCAGAGAGAAGGATCGCGAGAGCAGAACTCGCGACTCGTCGCCCGAGAGCTCGTGCGACCCCGCTCGTTCTGGTGCCATTCGATGGATTGTTGAA GCGCAGCGCTGTTTCCGATTCGGATTGAGAACGGCGTACACCGCGGTGGCGTACTTTGACCGCTTCTTTGCGCACAAAACCATTGACACAATG AAAGGCAAAACCTGGGCAGTCGAATTGCTGTCGGTGGCATGCTTGTCGTTGGCGGCGAAGATGGAAGAACACAGCGCGCCTGCGGTCTCAGAATTCCGAGTGAAAGGCTACAGATTCAGCAGCGAAGCAGCACAGAGAATGGAGCTTTTTGTCTTGAGTACATTAGAGTGGAGGATGCTTCCCGTCACGCCTTTCGCTTATCTGAACGTCTTCGCATCCAAGTTTGATGAACGTGGACAGAAGGGATTGATATCCAAAGCCATCGACTTCATCTTTGCAGCTATGGAAGGTTGGTAA